A single genomic interval of Rhodopirellula bahusiensis harbors:
- a CDS encoding 3-keto-disaccharide hydrolase, with protein MNLHLNHRLPLCVALCLAAFTTSHAQDATDTQSGWTTLFNGKDLNGWHGQPHFDPYKLAELSDDERATKIEAWTADAKTHWSVEDGELVNDGHGAYLTTDEDYSDYELKLEYRTVAKADSGIYLKGTPQVQIWDTTDEAKFNIGANLGSGALWNNSPNAPGKDPLVLADKPFGEWNTVHVIQVGSRTSVWLNGKQTVDHAIMENYWRRGEPLPASGPIQLQTHGGEIRWRNIEVRPLGTDEANDILASKSNEDYTSVFDGKTLDGWIGAVNDYEVTEDGSIQCQKGRGGNLLTEKEYSDFSVRLRFRLPERGNNGLAIRAPAEGNPAYAAMTELQVLDNDHPAYAKLDERQYHGSAYGMAAAKRGYLRPTGEWNFQQVTVIGPTIRVELNGNVILDADVSKVEDYMAGSAHPGKTRKSGHFGFAGHNDPVEFKDISIREEN; from the coding sequence ATGAACTTACACTTGAACCATCGCTTGCCACTTTGCGTGGCGTTGTGTCTTGCCGCCTTCACGACTTCACATGCCCAAGACGCCACCGACACCCAGTCCGGTTGGACGACTTTGTTCAACGGCAAAGACTTGAACGGATGGCACGGACAACCACACTTCGACCCGTACAAGTTGGCTGAGTTGTCAGACGATGAACGTGCGACCAAGATCGAAGCGTGGACCGCGGATGCGAAAACGCACTGGTCCGTCGAAGATGGTGAACTAGTCAACGATGGTCACGGTGCTTACCTCACGACCGACGAAGACTACTCGGACTACGAACTGAAACTGGAGTACCGCACCGTCGCAAAAGCAGACAGCGGCATCTACTTGAAGGGCACGCCCCAAGTCCAAATCTGGGACACGACCGACGAAGCCAAGTTCAACATCGGAGCCAACTTGGGTAGCGGCGCTTTGTGGAACAACTCGCCCAACGCCCCGGGAAAAGACCCTTTGGTTTTGGCCGACAAACCTTTCGGCGAATGGAACACCGTTCACGTCATCCAAGTCGGTTCGCGAACTTCGGTTTGGCTGAACGGCAAACAAACCGTCGATCACGCGATCATGGAAAACTACTGGCGTCGTGGCGAACCGTTGCCCGCCTCCGGACCGATTCAATTGCAAACGCACGGCGGCGAAATTCGCTGGCGCAACATCGAAGTCCGACCTCTGGGAACGGACGAGGCGAATGACATCCTGGCGTCCAAATCCAACGAAGACTACACGTCGGTGTTCGACGGCAAGACTTTGGACGGTTGGATCGGTGCGGTGAACGATTACGAAGTCACCGAGGACGGATCGATCCAATGCCAAAAGGGCCGCGGCGGTAATTTGCTGACCGAAAAAGAATACAGCGACTTCTCGGTTCGTTTGCGTTTTCGTTTGCCAGAACGCGGTAACAATGGATTGGCTATTCGTGCTCCTGCCGAAGGCAATCCTGCCTACGCTGCGATGACCGAATTGCAAGTTCTGGACAACGATCACCCCGCCTATGCGAAGCTCGATGAGCGTCAGTACCATGGTTCGGCTTACGGCATGGCGGCTGCCAAACGCGGCTACCTGCGTCCGACCGGCGAGTGGAACTTTCAACAAGTCACCGTGATCGGCCCAACCATCCGAGTCGAACTGAACGGCAACGTGATCCTCGATGCGGATGTCTCGAAAGTGGAAGACTACATGGCCGGCAGCGCCCACCCAGGCAAGACTCGCAAGTCAGGTCACTTCGGATTCGCCGGACACAACGACCCCGTCGAATTCAAAGACATCTCGATCCGCGAAGAAAACTGA
- a CDS encoding tRNA (cytidine(34)-2'-O)-methyltransferase, whose translation MSDSPPLSVSPPAHVVLYQPEIPQNTGNIGRTCVAVGAKLWIVEPASFQFDEKRLRRAGLDYWQYLDWEPVPSWDALCEQLNPERFFFFSKFARRTVWDAEFALGDVLVFGRETSGLPASILKPNDPRSLRLPMREQVRSLNLSVTAGIALYEHQRQTIAS comes from the coding sequence ATGTCCGACAGTCCTCCCTTATCCGTGTCACCGCCCGCCCATGTTGTCCTCTATCAGCCGGAGATCCCCCAGAACACGGGGAATATCGGGCGGACGTGCGTGGCTGTCGGAGCGAAATTGTGGATCGTCGAACCGGCATCGTTTCAGTTCGATGAAAAACGACTGCGTCGCGCCGGTTTGGATTACTGGCAGTACCTGGATTGGGAACCGGTCCCCTCTTGGGATGCACTTTGCGAGCAACTCAATCCGGAACGCTTTTTTTTCTTCTCGAAGTTTGCCAGGCGAACCGTTTGGGACGCCGAGTTTGCGTTGGGCGATGTGCTGGTGTTTGGCCGCGAGACCAGCGGTTTGCCGGCCTCGATATTGAAGCCAAATGACCCGAGGTCACTTCGTTTGCCGATGCGAGAGCAAGTCCGAAGTTTGAACTTGAGCGTCACCGCTGGAATCGCTTTGTACGAACATCAGCGTCAAACGATTGCTTCGTAG
- a CDS encoding GHMP family kinase ATP-binding protein codes for MIDGPTTCIRVRAASTFECDRRHRDRIVGIVDRWRQMTGDESHPSVSIEVVEAAPSHNGLGSGTQLSLGIAFGLLKHTTGETPNREHVLQLANRGRRSAVGSHGFFEPGLIVEGLDRTRSNDCDLNPIDHLIQIPDSWRVGVVLMDEDSAAETISGDEEQQQFDALQPATHDVRSRLVRILTDELVPAVQRSEFNVFADALTRYNRSSGELFASVQGGPYNGEATADLIERMIVSGHRGVGQSSWGPGVFTWFDSEQAARRAAQSWNERFPGTRLRVQRPLRHPCPR; via the coding sequence ATGATTGACGGACCTACCACATGCATTCGCGTTCGAGCGGCATCGACCTTTGAGTGCGATCGTCGTCATCGCGACCGAATTGTTGGCATCGTGGATCGTTGGCGGCAGATGACGGGCGATGAATCTCACCCATCGGTTTCCATCGAAGTTGTCGAAGCCGCGCCTTCGCACAACGGGCTGGGAAGCGGAACACAGCTTTCGCTCGGAATCGCCTTTGGCCTGCTGAAGCACACGACCGGTGAAACGCCAAATCGTGAGCATGTTTTGCAATTGGCAAACCGTGGTCGTCGAAGCGCCGTTGGCTCTCACGGATTCTTTGAGCCTGGTTTGATCGTCGAAGGACTCGACCGAACTCGTTCAAACGATTGCGACCTCAATCCGATCGACCACCTGATTCAAATCCCCGACTCCTGGCGTGTCGGCGTGGTGCTGATGGACGAGGACTCTGCCGCCGAAACAATCAGCGGCGATGAAGAACAACAACAATTTGATGCTTTGCAACCCGCCACTCACGATGTGCGTTCGCGATTGGTCCGAATCCTCACCGACGAACTCGTTCCCGCGGTCCAACGATCCGAATTCAACGTTTTCGCGGACGCGTTGACTCGATACAACCGATCCAGTGGCGAGTTATTCGCTTCCGTCCAAGGCGGACCCTACAACGGCGAAGCCACCGCCGATTTGATTGAGCGGATGATCGTATCGGGACATCGTGGCGTCGGCCAAAGCAGCTGGGGCCCCGGTGTGTTCACCTGGTTCGATTCGGAACAGGCCGCTCGCCGTGCCGCACAGAGTTGGAACGAACGATTCCCAGGCACACGCTTGCGAGTGCAACGCCCACTCCGACATCCATGCCCGCGGTGA
- a CDS encoding DUF447 domain-containing protein has product MILESLVTTMNKDGRVNLAPLGPIVRPAESPNKMPTFLLRPYQGSTTCSNLLDNGNAVIHVIDDALLIAKTAIGKVDATDMVVPVPGLDGTHVRLKRCHRWFAIRVTESGGTPPRHELTASCLDSGIVEPFFGFNRAKHAVIEAAVAATRLHLLPTQTIAEELERARVAIEKTGGVDEREALRLIQQHVRETSVS; this is encoded by the coding sequence ATGATCTTGGAATCACTCGTCACGACCATGAACAAGGATGGTCGCGTCAATTTGGCCCCCTTGGGTCCAATCGTGCGTCCGGCGGAATCGCCAAATAAAATGCCCACTTTCCTACTTCGTCCGTACCAAGGATCAACGACCTGTTCGAACTTGTTGGACAATGGAAACGCGGTGATTCATGTGATCGACGATGCTTTGCTGATTGCAAAAACAGCGATTGGCAAAGTCGATGCAACGGACATGGTCGTTCCTGTCCCTGGCTTAGATGGCACGCACGTTCGACTGAAGCGTTGCCATCGTTGGTTCGCCATTCGCGTGACCGAAAGCGGTGGAACGCCTCCACGACATGAACTCACCGCAAGCTGTCTGGATTCGGGGATCGTCGAGCCGTTCTTTGGATTCAATCGAGCCAAACATGCCGTGATCGAGGCCGCGGTCGCCGCCACGCGACTGCATCTCTTACCGACCCAAACGATCGCTGAAGAACTCGAAAGAGCCCGCGTTGCAATTGAGAAAACCGGCGGCGTTGACGAGCGAGAAGCGTTGCGGTTGATCCAGCAGCACGTGCGTGAGACATCGGTTTCATGA
- a CDS encoding anthranilate synthase component II, whose amino-acid sequence MILLLDNYDSFVHNVARYLRVAARRNRAGNNLPMEDDPGEGLQTKVVRSDSLTVEQIVGMKPSAIVISPGPHGPESAGCSFDVVQQLAGRIPILGICLGHQTIAAAYGAKVIVGPPMHGMAVPVKHRGVSVFAGLPSTIEVGRYHSLRVDATTLPNSLEVTAWAADDPTLVMGLADHKRCVHGVQFHPESLLTQGGLAMFEHFIGMAQRHQPEDQTHAKGSRFQRTTLPPISISPPKAGGGVKP is encoded by the coding sequence TTGATCCTGCTACTCGACAACTACGATTCCTTCGTCCACAACGTGGCACGCTATCTTCGCGTCGCCGCTCGTCGGAACCGCGCCGGCAACAACCTGCCGATGGAAGACGACCCCGGTGAAGGGCTGCAGACCAAAGTCGTCCGCAGCGATTCGTTGACGGTCGAGCAGATCGTCGGCATGAAACCGAGTGCGATCGTGATCTCGCCCGGTCCCCATGGACCAGAATCCGCCGGCTGCTCTTTTGACGTTGTTCAACAACTTGCTGGCCGGATTCCGATATTGGGAATTTGCCTCGGGCACCAAACCATTGCGGCGGCCTACGGAGCCAAGGTGATTGTTGGTCCGCCGATGCACGGGATGGCCGTTCCGGTCAAACATCGTGGCGTCAGCGTTTTTGCTGGATTGCCTTCAACGATCGAAGTTGGACGCTATCACTCACTTCGCGTTGATGCGACGACGCTTCCGAACTCGCTCGAGGTCACCGCCTGGGCCGCCGATGACCCGACACTTGTGATGGGACTGGCGGACCACAAACGTTGTGTCCACGGTGTCCAGTTCCATCCCGAGTCGTTACTGACACAAGGCGGATTGGCGATGTTCGAGCACTTCATTGGAATGGCCCAGCGTCATCAACCAGAAGACCAAACGCACGCCAAGGGTTCTCGGTTCCAACGCACAACGCTTCCGCCCATCTCGATCTCGCCACCCAAAGCCGGCGGAGGCGTGAAGCCATGA
- a CDS encoding ExbD/TolR family protein, with product MKIRNRETSQGTELNMTSMIDIVFLLLIFFVMTFKIVEMEGDFSIKMPLAGQGSSSLDTTELPLKLRLRSDAAGSLAGMELNDIQMGSDATSFDKLRANVIGLIGTSTPMEVEAGEGPEIEIDTDYNLRYEYVIRAITAVSGYKDGDQVVKLIEKIKFAKPRR from the coding sequence ATGAAGATTCGCAATCGCGAAACCAGCCAGGGCACTGAGCTAAACATGACCAGCATGATTGACATTGTCTTTCTGCTGCTGATCTTCTTTGTGATGACGTTCAAAATCGTCGAGATGGAAGGTGACTTCAGCATCAAGATGCCTCTGGCCGGCCAGGGTAGCAGCAGCTTGGACACGACTGAACTGCCACTGAAGCTGCGTCTGCGTTCGGATGCCGCTGGATCCTTGGCTGGCATGGAACTGAACGACATTCAAATGGGCAGCGACGCGACCAGTTTTGACAAGCTTCGCGCCAACGTGATTGGTCTGATCGGGACTTCGACGCCGATGGAAGTCGAAGCCGGCGAAGGTCCTGAGATTGAAATCGATACCGACTACAACTTGCGGTACGAATACGTGATTCGTGCGATCACCGCGGTCAGTGGTTACAAAGACGGGGATCAGGTGGTCAAATTGATCGAGAAAATCAAATTTGCCAAACCGCGACGCTGA
- a CDS encoding ExbD/TolR family protein has product MRVKRTEVDMAEGDMTPMIDMTFQLIAFFMVLINFAQTEANDNVVLPNSRLVKPPEVALEFPIILHVGADGRVFLGGDDYTAETLRIGLDRELAVVRAEGKAVSDANVIIRGHKDVAAGEVQEIIRVCQDRKLENFALRVKEDRS; this is encoded by the coding sequence ATGCGAGTCAAACGCACCGAAGTCGACATGGCGGAAGGTGACATGACACCCATGATCGACATGACGTTCCAGTTGATCGCCTTTTTCATGGTGTTGATCAACTTCGCGCAAACCGAAGCCAACGACAACGTCGTGTTGCCCAACAGTCGTTTGGTCAAACCGCCCGAAGTCGCTCTTGAGTTCCCGATCATCCTGCACGTGGGTGCGGACGGGCGAGTTTTCTTGGGCGGCGATGACTACACCGCCGAAACGCTTCGAATCGGATTGGACCGAGAGCTCGCGGTTGTTCGGGCCGAAGGCAAGGCCGTGAGCGACGCCAACGTCATCATCCGCGGACACAAAGACGTCGCGGCCGGCGAGGTCCAGGAAATCATCCGCGTCTGCCAGGATCGCAAGTTGGAAAACTTCGCGTTGCGGGTGAAAGAGGATCGCTCATGA
- a CDS encoding MotA/TolQ/ExbB proton channel family protein yields the protein MMRLAEPLASRTWLFTVGIVLASLMFSATTPTISFAQDDVMAEFGEDPVDEAPAEPAGPGAAEQPAGDVGGDAGGGNANATPPATDQSLLEWVFESLGVTYLIVFLALSVTLVSLFVMNMLAARRDTLCPTELVEEFSQRLAANDNQGAYDLAKADESVLGQVLAAGLAKVSKGYNKALESMQEVGEEESMKLEHRLSYMALIGNLSPMIGLFGTVQGMISSFQVIALGGSTPKPSDLAAGISTALFTTLVGLAVAIPAIAAYNILRNRVARLLLEVGVESENLMSKFEDMSPKSGARG from the coding sequence ATGATGCGTCTTGCTGAACCGTTGGCTTCTCGAACTTGGCTCTTCACGGTGGGGATTGTTCTCGCATCTTTGATGTTCTCTGCGACGACACCCACGATCAGCTTTGCACAAGACGATGTGATGGCTGAGTTCGGTGAGGATCCCGTCGACGAAGCCCCGGCCGAGCCAGCGGGTCCCGGTGCAGCAGAGCAACCAGCCGGTGACGTAGGTGGAGATGCTGGCGGAGGCAACGCCAATGCTACCCCACCCGCTACTGATCAATCGTTGTTGGAATGGGTCTTCGAATCGCTTGGTGTCACCTACCTGATCGTCTTCCTGGCTTTGTCGGTCACTCTCGTGTCGCTCTTCGTGATGAACATGTTGGCGGCCAGGCGTGACACGCTTTGCCCGACCGAGTTGGTCGAAGAGTTCAGCCAACGGCTCGCGGCCAATGACAATCAAGGTGCCTATGACCTTGCAAAAGCCGACGAATCCGTGCTTGGACAAGTCCTTGCAGCCGGATTGGCAAAAGTCAGCAAGGGATACAACAAAGCGCTCGAGTCAATGCAGGAAGTTGGCGAAGAGGAAAGCATGAAGCTCGAACATCGCCTGAGTTACATGGCGTTGATTGGCAACCTGTCGCCCATGATCGGTTTGTTTGGAACGGTTCAAGGGATGATTTCATCCTTCCAAGTCATCGCGTTGGGAGGTTCCACGCCAAAGCCATCTGACTTGGCCGCCGGTATTTCAACCGCTTTGTTCACAACGCTCGTGGGCCTCGCCGTCGCCATCCCCGCCATCGCGGCCTACAACATTCTTCGCAACCGCGTCGCTCGACTGCTGCTTGAAGTCGGCGTCGAAAGCGAAAACCTGATGAGCAAGTTCGAAGACATGTCGCCCAAGTCAGGAGCCCGTGGCTGA